The Streptomyces sp. DG1A-41 genomic sequence CGTTGGCGCCCTTGTAGGCCTTCGCGTACCGCTTGACGGCCTGCTCCACGCCGGCCTCGCCGTACGCGTGGAAGTACTGGACGAGGCCCTTGCCCGACCCGGACCCGCCGCCCCGGCCGGTGTTGCTGCCGCACGCGGCCAGTCCGCCGGCGGCGGCCAGGCCCATCGCGGCCCGCAGTACGTTTCGGCGGTCCCAGTTCATGTTGCTCGATGCCGACATGCTGACGTCCTTGTCTCGAGTGCGGCTGCGGCTCTTCGGCTCACTGCCTGATGGCTCACGAGCTGGCGGCTCGCGCCAGATGGCTCAAAGAGAGGTGCGGTGCGGGACGCTAGAGCTTCGGCTAAGGCTTCGGCAAGGGGTTGGACGAAGCCTGTTCGAAGCGTTGTTTCCGGTTCGCGATTTCGAACATGCGGGAGTGGCGGAGGAGTTGCTTCCGCCGCTACGAGGGTGGAGCGGTGGTGCGGCTGCGCGCGAGGGTGGTGCGTTTGCCGTTCTTCTGCCCGACGGCCTGGAGCGCCCCTTCGAGCGCGAACGTCGCCGCGCCCAGGCACACCGGGTCGGTGGGGATCGGGGAGAGGACGATCTCGGTGGCGGCCAGCGGCCGCGGCAGCGCGTGCCGGGCGACGGCCCCGCGCACCTCGTGCAGCAGCGGTTCGCCCAGGGTGCGGGCGACCCAGCTGCTCAGCACGACGATCTCGGGGTTGAACAGGTTCACCAGGTCCGCGACGCCGGCGCCCAGGTAACGGGCCGTCTCCTGGACGACCTTGCGGGCCACCGGGTCGTCCGCCGCGATCCCGCGGGCCAGCGCGTCGATGGTCGCCGTCTGGTCGTCCGGGTGCAGCAGCGCGCTGTCGGGGCCGATCTCGCGCAGGTTCAGCATGATGCCGCGCGCGCCGACGTACGTCTCCACGCAGCCGTGGTTGCCGCAGCGGCACAGGCGTCCGTCCAGCACCATCGTGGTGTGGCCCCACTCCCCGGCGCTGTTGCTCACCCCGCGGTGCAGTCCGCCGCCCAGGACGAGCCCGGCGCCCACGCCGGTCCCGAGGTTGACCACGACGGCGTTGCTCCGCCCGCGCGCG encodes the following:
- a CDS encoding ROK family transcriptional regulator; its protein translation is MKRTSRDIRTANRYEVLRQIIAESPTSRQELAAATGLSLATVATLVGELLDLRMITEVGFEDSAGGRPRGLVAVNSSGGALIGVDIAETYVHVELFDLGLNVLARAEEDVRAGESLPEQVVGHVATAVGSVVTQAGIEGARVLGVGVSVPGQVDRATGTSEYAPNWDWHDVPLLDLLTEHIAYPLHLDNPLRASAVAELWFGAARGRSNAVVVNLGTGVGAGLVLGGGLHRGVSNSAGEWGHTTMVLDGRLCRCGNHGCVETYVGARGIMLNLREIGPDSALLHPDDQTATIDALARGIAADDPVARKVVQETARYLGAGVADLVNLFNPEIVVLSSWVARTLGEPLLHEVRGAVARHALPRPLAATEIVLSPIPTDPVCLGAATFALEGALQAVGQKNGKRTTLARSRTTAPPS